The Syntrophales bacterium DNA segment TACCTGCCAAAATTATTCGCGCGCCTATCTGCGGCATCTTTATGTCGCCGGGGAAATTCTGGCAATGGTATTGAACACCATTCACAATCTCCGGTATTATCTGCGTCTTATGGAAAACATACGAGCGGCGATCAAAGACGGAAGGTTTGTGGAATTCCGCCGTGCTTTTCTCGCAACACGAAACATTGATAATGCAATAGGCAGCGAAAACAACATAAATTAACCAATCCAATTACTAAAGGAGGTATTTACTGTGATTAATTCAGCATTTGCGATGGCCCCGCCCGGGGGTGGAGGAGGCGCCGGAGGAGGCGACATCAGCTTCATCATAATGATGGCGGTGCTTTTCGGGATTTTTTATTTTCTGATGATCAGGCCGCAGCAGAAGAAACAGAAAGAAATCAAGAATATGATCGCTAATTTGGCGCACGGAGACACCGTGATGACCTCTGGCGGCATTCAGGGCAAGGTGACCGGTTTGACGGAGACGGTAGTCACCCTGGAAATTGCCGACAAGGTGAAGATCAAGGTCAACCGCAGCTTCATCTCCGCTGTTCTTCAGAAATCGACTTCCGTGGAATAATTATCAACAGTCAGTTTTCGGTGATCGCCTTCAGGTCTCAGGCTGAAAACTGACAACAGACAGCTTAACAAAACAGCGGCTTATAACGCCGGCCGTCGATCGCCGAGAGCCGAAAATTGAAAGGGGTAAACCATGTTGAAAAGCATCAGAATAAGAGCCGCCATCGTCATCTTGCTTTGTCTGGCGGCGCTTGTCTATCTGGCGCCTTCGCTCTCCACCACTCTGCCCGAAAGCTGGAAGAAATATCTTCCCATGGACAAAATCCATCTTGGCCTTGATTTGCAAGGGGGGATGCACCTTGTTCTGGAGGTAGATGCCGCAAAGGCAGTGGAAAGTACGCTGGCCAGGTCAATTAATGACCTCAAAGAAAACATGATGGAAAAAAGGATCCGCTTCAAGCTGACCACAAATGCCGCCGGAGGAAACGCGGCCTTTGAGTTCCCGGATGCCCCGGCGCGGGATGCCTTTGACAGCCTTCTTGCGAAACAGTACCCGGATCTTGAGGTTGCCTCTTCCGGCACGGTTGAAGGCAAGGGAATCGCAACCGTCAAAATCAAGGATAAACGCGCCCTCGAAATCAAAAAAATGGCGGTCGAGCAAAGTCTGGAGACCATTCGCAACCGGGTTGACCAGTTCGGCGTTACCGAGCCGGAAATCATTCCCCAGGGGGCCGATCGCATCATCGTGCAGCTTCCCGGCATCAAGGATACGGCAAGGGCCAAAAGCCTGATCGGCCGGACGGCCCTTTTGGAGTTTAAACTTGTTGACGAAGAGAATAGCCTTGACGAAGCGCTGAAGGGAAATATTCCGGAGGGTGATGTAATAGCCTCTGAATCTCGTCTGGATCGAACATCCGGACGGAGAAACGAGATTCCGCTTCTCCTCAAAAACAGGACGCTGATGTCCGGAGATGCCTTGGAAAGCGCGAAGGTGCAGATCGGAGAC contains these protein-coding regions:
- the secD gene encoding protein translocase subunit SecD, producing MLKSIRIRAAIVILLCLAALVYLAPSLSTTLPESWKKYLPMDKIHLGLDLQGGMHLVLEVDAAKAVESTLARSINDLKENMMEKRIRFKLTTNAAGGNAAFEFPDAPARDAFDSLLAKQYPDLEVASSGTVEGKGIATVKIKDKRALEIKKMAVEQSLETIRNRVDQFGVTEPEIIPQGADRIIVQLPGIKDTARAKSLIGRTALLEFKLVDEENSLDEALKGNIPEGDVIASESRLDRTSGRRNEIPLLLKNRTLMSGDALESAKVQIGDRFGEPHVSIKFNSQGATEFERITGENVKKRLAIVLDGVVHSAPVIQEKISGGEAQITGSFTMEEASDLAIVLRAGALPAPVTILEERTVGPSLGQDSIDKGTWASVIAGILILLFMIAYYKATGLVADVALAMNMLLLLGVMVAFKATLTLPGIAGIVLTIGMAVDANVLINERIKEELRTGKTPRAAIEAGYQKAFLTIFDSNVTTLVAALFLFGFGTGPVKGFAVTLTIGILVSMFTAVFVTRIIFDYFVWNRKIEKISI
- the yajC gene encoding preprotein translocase subunit YajC, whose protein sequence is MINSAFAMAPPGGGGGAGGGDISFIIMMAVLFGIFYFLMIRPQQKKQKEIKNMIANLAHGDTVMTSGGIQGKVTGLTETVVTLEIADKVKIKVNRSFISAVLQKSTSVE